The DNA segment TAGCAGATACTGAGTCCCACGTGTGTGCTTGTCTTTACTATGTAATATATTTGACTAAATATAAGgaataagtaaaagtaaaattacagatttttaaagcactttaaaaactgccctaataaatatttttaatgtacTCTTCATCAGATGACTACGCATAGTGTGTAAGTGGTCATTTGTAATGACAAACACAGGGAACTATCACCTTACTCTGGCTCAGTTCTGAGGAatattttagtgtctttcagcttattgttttggttttaaaaaataatgggGAACTGTGAAATTACCTACTGGTTTGTTGACTCCAGTTGTGAAGCCTTGAGTTTGCATTTTGACcgtcgccatcttggatttttgaaGCCAGAAGTGAATGTGGCTGAAGGGGGGGCAGTGGCTAGCTGTTAGCatggtgcatttacagtctacGGTAACTGTGATACTGCTAGTGCTAACTTTTGCTAGTGGAAAAACAGGCTTAAAGCCACCAGAACACCACCACAACAACAAGCATATGAGAAGACTGTTCCAAAGCTTCACTGCACTTTTTGGCACTGTGTTGACTTTGTTTTTTAGCCCCAGGGGGCTGACGCTTTGACAACCTGCAATTTTACTATTTTGATTCATGCTTAATGCATCACCGATTTCGAATCAGCAGCTCCAGGCAACAGTTTTCATTGAAAAAGCCCTATTTGTTCACATATTGTGCCCTTCCTGCCTTGCaccaaacaacacacaaacattgtTAGCAACTAGATGATAAATGTAGTGTAGTATACAATATGATATACTTTATTGTGCCCATAGGGAAATTTGTCCTGGACTCAAGAATTTAGTGGCTAAAGAGTAAGATATTGCCCTCAGGAGGGTTAGAACACCATAATAAAGTTCAAAGGAGTAAATATTGGTGTTAAATTTGTCAGATGGTTAGAAACGTAACTCCAAATGAACATCAGTGTTTGCCAGATGTATAATTAACTGTTTGTGAACACATCAGtcataaaagctttttaagGTGATATTATATAAATGCTCTTTTTTATTAAGATGCCGCTATAACTCACTGGAATACCTACATGGAATAGAGCCATCATTAAAGTAATTGGTCACACTACTTGAAGTAGTGGTGGCAGGAGTAGAGCAAGGTCTATTAGAGGAAGTAGCTAATGTTGTAACAGTAGTAAAAATATTTAACACTCGTAAAACACTAACCACAAGACTATGGTTAACCACAAAACCttgcatgttttaaatttgGTTTTAATTAATAGTTACGTGGCATGGTATAACATAAACTGATAATTGACATCTATGCACTTGTGGACTGTTCATGCATGGTCGTAGACATCCTTACGCATGCATGCTTCAAACCAGAGCATGAGTTTGTTCTTATTCAATAATCATTTTCCAGACTGCAGTGACAGTAGGAGCAACAGTGTAGTAACATAAGTAGTATTCGTAGTAAAAGTAGTATAAACAGTTTTAGACATTGACATGCTTTTTTGCAGTATTAGCAAAGGTAGCATGTTTTCTCTTGCCCACAGCAACTTCCACCAGCCAACAGTTAACCCCCAGTGCAAGCATCTCAACATCAGTGTCTTCACTACAAACAGAAAGTACAGAGCCAACCTCATCTGGACCTGATCAATGGAGCCTGTCAGATACCACACAGGGTAAAATGCTCGTAGTCACACATGGAATATTAACTTTCCCAATCAACTCCCATAGTATCTAATGTTGCTTGCACTAAAGCTCTATCAGGCCAGATGATTTTAACAGCTGCTTCCAATCAATCAGTGACATTCTGTGATCTATATTTACTCTGCTGTTTTCCCTTTGTCACTTTGACAAATTTGAATAAAGCTGCAGAAATATGCAAATCAAATCAGCGCATAAAAATGGAACCAAATGTTTTCAAATCTGggtgttgaatgaatgaatggatgaatggctCCAGAAACCTGGGTGGCATGGATCATTTAAGCTTTTTTTCACATACAGGTCTAACTTCCTTGATCTACCAAGACAGAATCGGTACTGAACTGTTGACCTTATGAAAGCTGACTCTGGAtttctttctgtcattcatAGAAGTAGAGACTGTGACCGTGACCAGGGCAGCGACCTGTACATCAACCTCCACATTGTCACCGAGCACTGTTAATAGTACCTCCAAGCATGAGCTCAATATTGGTGAGTTTCGACATTGTTATTCCTCTACAGTAAAAATATATCTTCAGATACATTTGGCAAAAGAATATGTACATAAAGACACTTTTCCCCCCAAATGTGGTTACCAAACACTTGTAATGGGGGCTGTGATACATGATGTTACAGTTTAATTTAACATTACagcttaatttttttaaaaataacatcagttctctgaaacagtaaacttaacTGGgtttataatgtgtatatattaaacttgggaaaaaggattaaatatacataaaatgcagcctatatatcttttaaaaaactaatattttatGGCAGTGTTTATACTGTCATAGCAGACTGTATAAACACTGATACAGTTCTGTCTGTGATAACATTGGTCAGTTTCTAATGAATAATGAAGAACAGAATTAGGAAACAGCTAGCTCCTGTTAGCTCTCACTCTGCACCTGTAAAGCTAAccaattaacatgttatatcttgtttgtttaatccaaaCCAAAAGAGTAAAAATGTTGTGTTACCATGAGTAATGAGCCCGACTATATCCTGGCCATGTGTGTTAACTTTTTACCAGCCAACTAGCCAAGAAATAGCCTGTGACACAACTTCAAGTCTTTGTGTTAAGCTATGATAACCTTCTTCTGGCTGTTGCTTCTTATTTAGTGTAAGAAGACATGAAAgcaaatacatatattttccaaaatgtctaaCTACTGCTTTAATTTCACATCAATCATATGGCAACTGTAGCCTGTTAAGTCAACATTAAGTCTAATCCTTTACATACACAAATATTGATACTTGAACCcagtttaaacaaacacacagggcctgatttactaagatcccaaatatagggtactaaattgtgtgCACAGTGCGTTTCacataaatatgtttcattCAAATCAGAACTGCACAGATGTGTCCTCTTTTGccttttccttttgtctcttgTGCAATTTGCTTTGAGAACATAAGATTATTGttctgaccaaaaaaaaaaataatgcctGCTACACCCTTTATTCTCTGGAAATTGAGGTACACTACATATTGAGTTATTCTCTCTTATGACAGGATCTCAGGGAAAAACAGCAGTGGCGGTCTCTTGTGTTTCACTCATCATCATCGTTGCTGGGATCGGGATGGGGTTCTGGATCCACTTACATTGCAGAAAGTAAGCAAGAGAAAGAAATCATGTTGACAAGGGTTTAATTGAGTTTAAGAACTTGGGTGCAATGATCTTTTGACTGATCTCATTTCATTACTTAATGTTCCCTTTTTACCTCAGGAGGAGAAACACCGACATACCACCGCCGGAAGAAATGAGTCCCATCAATCCAAAACCATCATCTGAAATGGCGATGACATGTTAATAAcctcatgtcacacacacagtgacagaacTTTATTGCCATGCAGTGAAAAACGGGTTTTCACCCACTACACTGGACTGCACAAGGTATTATCACCTCTCCCTGACGGCCCATTGGATTCCTGTGAACAATGTTATTTGGAAACATAATGGACATTTTAATACAGGATTTGTACAATGACTTCACCAAACAAGCCGACCACTCTCTCTGCGTGGCTCTCATGATGCTTCTTGTAACCAAATATTTAAAACCTATTCTTTTTAAGACAGAGGCCTTTCCCCTGGTGCTACAAAGGTCTACTCTCATATAAATCTTTCAGGCACAGATGTATGTAAATTAACTATAAAATGAATTGCAGCTTCTTCTTTTAGTCATTCTTCACCATGACATACTCAAAAGACCTCAAAGCAGCCTTCATTACTTTTGTAAATAGTGAAGCTCTAGCGGTCATGTTTTTATCTCTTATCCCTGCGATTCGGATTTCTGTCTGGAGAGAGTTTTTTGACACATCATAAGCAATTCGAGGTTCATTAGAGTTCAGTCTGGTGTCAAGAGTAAACTTTGAAATCCCCCACCCTATGATTAATGGACATCAAGCTCTACCACTGACGCATTTATATATAACGGACAGCTGTTAGTTGATAATTGACTGATGGAAACACATCATGCACTGATATGCACAATAATGATGAACATGGAAGGAAGTTAACATCTGAAAACTCCCACTTTCACTTCCTCACTGTGTCGAAACCTTGTAAAAATGGTTAAAGCTTCCTCTTTATGAATAACCTAACCTATGTACGCTTGTAAAAATTATTTCATTTGAGGCACCCTTGATATTTATGGATGATGAAAGTttcaatatattattaaaaaaaatgtattttcattgaTGTTACTTTATATGTGCCTACTTTTTAACTTCTGTTTCCAAATAATAAGAACCCTTTCCTCTGAATTCCATTATGGTCAGTGTAGAAATACCACCATGTTATTTCCACTGAAACCAGACTGGCAGAAAACGTCATGGGTAAAGGTTAAGGTGGTGTTACTTTGTGGGATgacagatattttttttatccttcctgttccttttcctttttaaacaaTAGTGAAAAAATCtatacaaatatttttataaCTTGAAATAAATATTTCGAAAATGAAGGAtctcacacagtcagtcagtgttttcCAATAGAATCAGCTTCCACAATAAAAGGCACTTAACAAAAAAGAGCATGGTTATGATTTTAGGGTTCATTTTTTATCTCCAGATGTTGGTTGGAATGAAGCTCTTCTATGGTTCCAAACATAAACAAGGGACAGATACTCTACACATCACATTTCCTGTTATATTCTCCTCTAACACTTCAATTTCAGTTACATCAAATATGTTGGTTGCTAGCATCAATTAGTTTgccaaagaaaaataaattaaggtTTAAAGTAATCCCTCGAGTGTCACTTATAATACAATATCTAGAttcagaaaaagacaaaagacttCTGTGGCTTTACTGGGCTTAGGCAATAGTGGGAAGGCAGTGAGGTAGTGTTCCCATGAAGACCAGACTGATTACTAGCAGCTGTTTGGCAGTAAGGGGTTGAAAAGAATGCAGTAAAATCTCAGTGATGTGATTTGGGAACGGTCCTCCTAAGAAAGTGGAATATTGCAAATGTAAATCAGAGGTGGAGGAACATATGACCTGTGTAGCACACTTGAATGAATCACAGTGCACTTTGAGTTGTATGCTGTTTTACTGTGATTTACCTGCAGACATAGACATATAGCAGCATTGTAAATCATCCGCTCCTATCTTCATTGGAACACAATCACATATAGACTTCTGCTGACCGGGAGAGACAAAGATAAAACATAAACTCCCTCTTGTCGTGAAACTCCATAATTACAGTACCTATATCTTTTCCTTTTAGACACAATAATTGGTGTCGCTTTTAAGCCACTGTTCTCATATCTCATACGTTTGATCCCCCTGATTAACCCAGATTTGAATGGCAAATTTGTAACAATGGGCTTGGATGCATCTCATTAGTATTTTTCTGTGATGAGCATCAATAGAACAAAACTGTGTCCCAGGCTCACACTAAAGCACTTGAATGATATTGTGAATCTGGCAACTGTTTAGGATTTAACATCTGATATTAACTCCAGGCTTCAAGAGCAGGTTAAACTGTGAGTAACATACTTTatgtaaaatgctgcttcaCAGATATTTCCCATTTACAGGTTATTATTATGAAATGACTTTACTGGCCCACTGGAGATCAGACTGAGCTGTATGTGGCTCTTggactaaaatgagtttgacatccctgttgtaaatgtaatgtgattgtGATGAGCTTTGTTAGATCATTTTCTGTTAGTTTACACACCTTTTCTAACAATATACAAATCAAGATTATAAGAACTGAAGGATTggcggagtttagctcagtgggaggagcacccgccacatgtgttgaggctgtagtcctcactgcaggtgactccggttcgaatcctgtaccgagcagtcctatcctgcgtgtcattgcccccctctctgcttcctgtttcctgtctattccctgtccattaaaggcaaaaagcccaaaaaagaaatactaaaaaaagttaaattccTGTTTCCGATACGTATGTGTATGTAATATGTCTTAATCATGTTTGGCAGATGTGCTGAATGGCTTTTTGTTTCAAACTTGTCTAAAAAATGTTTCAGGCAGTCGATTGTTTTCAAGTCAGCTGATTGTTAGCAGCTGTTTGGCAGCAAGAGAATGAACAGTAAAATCCTCAGTGGACCTTAAAAAGAAGAGTATTGTGAATGCTAAACTACTCCAAACTTATATTTTTCTTCCATTATCACAAGACTTTTGCTTAATCAGTAACAGCTATATTTATGTAATcatgaaataaaaagtgacCTTTACCTTGTTAATCATTTCCTCTTATCATACACACCTGTTATATATCTTTTGGTGGTATATAAAAGATATCAGATatgtataaaaaagaaagaggctcAGAAGAAGGACACTGGTttcaagtaaaagtagcaaGTCTGCTTTTCTTTAGTGTTTGAATATTTTACAGGCAAGCTTTTTGTATACAGCAATACAGCACACATTGTTCACACAGAGCtgttgatgctttttaaaaaggcatcTCGTTTTTATATTACAACAAGGTGCTTGtagagaaaaatacaaataaattaaaactggAAAACACGGGTCGGTAATCATTGAGCAATCATCTGttacaaaacattttcaacattaaaaaaacagtttgtggTCCGTTTCAGTGTCTTTAGGTAACGTCGTTCCTGGCTGCTCATGTCCTGCTCAGCTATTACTTGACAGAAACATGAAGTAAGGCTTATTATGGAATGGGTTTTATTTTCGGATCTTCAAGTCAAGCAGCATCAGAGGAGTCCCAGGAGCATCACGTGGTGTGGCCCAAGCGGCATCTCAAATCGTTCTGGTATTGCTGCCATCGATAGCACGTCGTCTGTCATGAGGAAGGCCATTGGTCCGATGCGTGTCCACACACACCTCTCGCACAGCGGGCCGCTAGCAGACTCACCATCAGTCTAGACACAGGCAAGAGAGGAACACTTACAACTAATACAAATATTCTGTTTgatttttagttgttttttttttaatcacagtctTCTATGTTAATGACAAGATCTGCAGTTTTTACTACTGAGGGAACAGTAAATAGGCTTGTCACAATAACTAGTAtttgttggatgatatattgtgcCAGAAATAATTGCgtcatttaaaatcattttataccactgatatgataatgtaatagtataataatgcaaggggggcAGGGGCTGGGATTAGAGAGTGGGTGCTTCTGTAAAATCACAGACTGCCATTAGGGGCTGGGAGGTGTTTAACTTTAATTCTAtataccccaaccggtcgaggcagatgtccgcccacttctgagtctggttctgcctgagggttcttcctgttaaaagggagttttttctcgccactgttgctcatgtgggaatgttgggtctctttaaagttaaaacctgaagagttcggtttagaacctgctctatgtgtaaagtgccttgagat comes from the Scomber japonicus isolate fScoJap1 chromosome 23, fScoJap1.pri, whole genome shotgun sequence genome and includes:
- the LOC128353527 gene encoding interleukin-15 receptor subunit alpha-like — translated: MDLASLSLCVCVVMVCVPGVTHCSSSDCCPEIPTYPLTKPPEQKCFKINETFRYTCNDGFLRKAGTSNLIRCKAGEWTRCTLTCIPDPHRTTTEPPRTTVPPRTTVPMEHTDTSYDSIITTTVTTSTSQQLTPSASISTSVSSLQTESTEPTSSGPDQWSLSDTTQEVETVTVTRAATCTSTSTLSPSTVNSTSKHELNIGSQGKTAVAVSCVSLIIIVAGIGMGFWIHLHCRKRRNTDIPPPEEMSPINPKPSSEMAMTC